CTACTGTTCCCGATTCGATACCCGTCACACGTCGCCTGATCCCTGAGAGTGTAAAGGCGCATCTCCCCGCCGCCCTGCGTGTGGTGGGACAGACGGCCGCCGTAGCCGCCGTCGCATGCGCCTTCTATTTTACGGTGTCCACACCCGTGAAGGAGGTGGATCGATCAGCCTATACCGCCGGCTTTGTCCCCTCTGAATTGCTCCACGATCTGAGCGAAAAAACGCCCGCCGCACCGCCCGCGCCTGTCCCAGAGATTCAGCCGGAAGGGGAGGGGCAAACGAAGACTCAAAAAGCAGCAGAGAAAAAGAGATATAGGATCGTCATCGCCAGTCTGGATCGTCTCGAAGCCGCTGAGCAGCTTGTCTCGAAGCTAACGCCCGCTGATCGGGCTCGAGCTCGAATCCGGATGAACGGAGTGGTCCGCAAGATCCGCGTGATAATCGGCGATTATACGGATCGGAAAGAGGCGGAGGCCGAGCTGGCGCGGTGGCGAAAGAATCCCAAGTTTGAAACAGCCTGGCTCATCGTCGGACCTTAAAGCATAGATCCTCTTCCTCTCCCCCAAAAAGTGAGGAATACAATACAGTCATTTTTTTACACAGTAAAACGAAGAAATTTATGGCAGAAGCAGCAAAAGAGAAACTGTTCTCGGAGTTCCCGCCCGTCACCACCGAAGAGTGGATGGCCAAGATCACAGCCGATCTAAAGGGCGTGCCGTTCGAGAAGAAACTGGTTTGGAAAACGGGCGAAGGATTCAATGTGAATCCGTTTTATCGCGCCGAAGACATCGAAGGACTGGCCACCGCCACCTCGTTGCCCGGAGAGTTCCCCTACGTGCGCGGTACGAAAGTCTGCAACACGTGGTTGGTCCGTCAGGACCTCGCCGTCGACGATTGTGCGGCGGCAAACGAGAAAGCCAAACGCCTCATCGCAGAGAGTGGCGTCACGGCCCTCGGTTTCAATGTAAAGAGTACCCTCATCGACGCTGCGAACATCGCCACGTTGCTCGACGGCATCGATCCGGTGGCTGTAGAACTCAATTTCCGCACCTGCAACCATCGCGTGACGGATCTGATCAGCATCCTCGCTGACTATTTCAAGGCCAAGGGCGTCAACCTCGACGAGGTCGTAGGCTCCGTGGCTTACGATCCGCTCAAGAAGCCCCTCGTTAAGGGTGTGGCTTTGACAGGCGCTTGGGTGCAGGAAGCTGTCGCTGTGGTGAACGCCGCCGAAGCTCTGCCGGGCTATCGCGTGCTGGCCGTCAACGCCGTCAACCTCAACGACGCCGGTTCGTACATCACCCAAGAGCTAGGCTATGCGCTGGCTTGGGGTAACGATTTGATCGCCAAACTGAGCGAGGCCGGTGTGCCCGCAGAGAAGGTGGCGAAGAAGATCAAATTCAATTTCGGTATCTCGTCGAACTACTTCTTAGAGATGGCCAAGTTCCGCGCCGCACGCTGGCTCTGGGCCGAGATCGTCAAGGCCTACAACCCCTCGTGCGACTGCGCCTGCAAGATCCGCGTCCATGCTCGCTCGTCGATGTGGAACATGACCGTGTTCGACGCCTACGTAAACCTGCTCCGCACGCAGACGGAGACGATGTCAGCCGCCATCGCAGGCGTTGACTCCATCACTGTCCTGCCGTACGACAGCGTATTCAAGACGCCCGACGAATTTTCGGAACGTATCGCACGCAATCAGCAGCTCTTGCTCAAGGAAGAGTGCCACTTCGACAAGGTGGTTGACCCCGCAGCGGGTTCCTATTACGTAGAAGTGCTGACGCAGTCGATGGCTGACGCCGCATGGAAGCTCTTCCTCGAGGTAGAGGATAAGGGCGGATTTGCCGCCGTAGCCAACACGGGCGAAGTGCAGAAGGCCATCAACGAATCGAACAAGGCACGCAAGAAGCTCGTTGCCACGCGTCGCATCAGTCTGCTGGGCACGAACATCTTCCCGAACTTCACGGAGATGTCTGGCGACAAGATCGAGAAGAAAGAAGAGGGCACCGGCCACGGATGCGGTTGCAGCAAAGACGCCTCGATCGAGAAGCTCGACTTCTCTCGCGGTGCATCGGAGTTTGAAACCCTGCGTCTGGCCACGGAGCACAGCGGCAAGCGCCCGAAAGTGTTCATGCTGACCATTGGCAACCTGGCCATGCGTCTGGCACGCTCGCAGTTCTCGTCCAACTTCTTCGCCTGCGCAGGCTACGAGATCATCGATAACCTTGGTTTCGAGACCGTGGAGGCTGGTGTGAAGGCCGCTCGCGAGAAGAAGGCCGACATCATCGTGCTCTGCTCGAGCGACGACGAGTATGCCGTTCATGCCCCTGAAGCTTTCAAGCTGATCGACGGCAAGGAATTGTTTGTGGTGGCAGGTGCGCCTGCTTGCATGGAGGAATTGAAAGCTGCCGGCATCGAAAATTTCATTCACGTGAAATCGAACGTGCTGGAGACCTTGCAGATGTTTAACGCGAAACTTCTTTGATGGAAAGATCTTATGAGACCGAACTTTAGAAACATAGATATCAAGTCAGCCGGCTTTGTCGCTACGGATGCGACGGCTTGGGCAAAGTCCAACGGCATCACTGCCGACTGGAAAACGCCTGAACACATTCAGGTGAAATCCGTATACACGAAAGAAGACCTCGACGGCATGGAGCACCTGCACTACGCTTCCGGTCTGCCCCCCTACCTGCGCGGCCCGTATAGCGGTATGTACGCCATGCGCCCTTGGACCATCCGTCAGTACGCCGGATTCTCCACGGCCGAGGAGTCGAACGCCTTCTATCGCCGTAACCTCGCTTCGGGTCAGAAAGGTCTCTCTGTAGCCTTCGACCTTCCGACGCACCGCGGCTACAATGCTGACAACCCCCGCGTGGTGGGCGACGTAGGTAAAGCTGGTGTGTCGATCTGCTCGCTGGAGGACATGAAGGTGCTCTTCGATGGTATTCCCTTGAGCAAAATGTCCGTATCCATGACCATGAACGGCGCCGTGTTGCCCGTCCTCGCGTTCTACATCAACGCCGGTCTGGAGCAGGGGGCTAAGCTCGAGGAGATGCAGGGAACGATCCAGAACGACATCCTCAAGGAGTTCATGGTGCGTAACACCTACATCTATCCGCCCGAATTTTCAATGCGCATTATTGCCGACATCTTCGAGTACACCTCGCAGAACATGCCCAAGTTCAACTCCATCTCTATCTCCGGCTATCACATGCAGGAGGCGGGCGCTACGGCCGACATTGAGATGGCTTACACCCTCTCGGACGGTATGGAGTACCTCCGCGCAGGTATCAACGCCGGTATCGACGTCGACGCCTTCGCTCCGCGTCTCTCCTTCTTCTGGGCCATCGGTATGAACCACTTCATGGAGATCGCCAAGATGCGCGCTGCGCGTATGCTCTGGGCCAAGATCGTGAAGAGCTTCGGCGCAAAGAATCCCAAATCGTTGGCGCTGCGTACACACAGCCAGACGTCGGGTTGGTCGCTCACGGAGCAGGATCCGTTCAACAACGTCGGCCGTACCTGTATCGAGGCCATGGCCGCTACGCTCGGACATACCCAGTCGCTCCACACGAACGCCCTCGACGAGGCCATCGCCTTGCCGACGGACTTCTCCGCTCGTATCGCCCGTAACACGCAGATCTACATCCAAGAGGAGACGCAGATCTGCAAGGAGATCGACCCCTGGGCCGGTTCCTACTACGTGGAGACGCTGACGAACGAGCTCGTGCACAAGGGCTGGGCGCTGATCAAGGAAATCGAAAGCATGGGCGGCATGGCCAAGGCCATTGAGACGGGTCTGCCGAAAATGCGTATCGAGGAAGCCGCCGCACGTACGCAGGCTCGCATTGACTCGGGCGTGCAGACGATTGTCGGTGTGAACAAGTACCGCTTGGCTAAGGAAGCCCCGATCGACATCCTCGAGGTGGACAACCGC
The sequence above is drawn from the Tannerella serpentiformis genome and encodes:
- a CDS encoding HU domain-containing protein, whose amino-acid sequence is MLRIPLHIERILLVNDCVIIPDFGGFILRRHAAVHKTRECAFLPARKEIVFNPTLTHNDGLLAESYMEMYGMDFNEAQQAIRHDVSALLAQLDEEGILRLDAIGTLRRNDDGALLFDPIDRTPLYGIGSYGLPLFYMPPLIPEPSEAQPINQPTVPDSIPVTRRLIPESVKAHLPAALRVVGQTAAVAAVACAFYFTVSTPVKEVDRSAYTAGFVPSELLHDLSEKTPAAPPAPVPEIQPEGEGQTKTQKAAEKKRYRIVIASLDRLEAAEQLVSKLTPADRARARIRMNGVVRKIRVIIGDYTDRKEAEAELARWRKNPKFETAWLIVGP
- the mutA gene encoding methylmalonyl-CoA mutase small subunit; translation: MAEAAKEKLFSEFPPVTTEEWMAKITADLKGVPFEKKLVWKTGEGFNVNPFYRAEDIEGLATATSLPGEFPYVRGTKVCNTWLVRQDLAVDDCAAANEKAKRLIAESGVTALGFNVKSTLIDAANIATLLDGIDPVAVELNFRTCNHRVTDLISILADYFKAKGVNLDEVVGSVAYDPLKKPLVKGVALTGAWVQEAVAVVNAAEALPGYRVLAVNAVNLNDAGSYITQELGYALAWGNDLIAKLSEAGVPAEKVAKKIKFNFGISSNYFLEMAKFRAARWLWAEIVKAYNPSCDCACKIRVHARSSMWNMTVFDAYVNLLRTQTETMSAAIAGVDSITVLPYDSVFKTPDEFSERIARNQQLLLKEECHFDKVVDPAAGSYYVEVLTQSMADAAWKLFLEVEDKGGFAAVANTGEVQKAINESNKARKKLVATRRISLLGTNIFPNFTEMSGDKIEKKEEGTGHGCGCSKDASIEKLDFSRGASEFETLRLATEHSGKRPKVFMLTIGNLAMRLARSQFSSNFFACAGYEIIDNLGFETVEAGVKAAREKKADIIVLCSSDDEYAVHAPEAFKLIDGKELFVVAGAPACMEELKAAGIENFIHVKSNVLETLQMFNAKLL
- the scpA gene encoding methylmalonyl-CoA mutase, with product MRPNFRNIDIKSAGFVATDATAWAKSNGITADWKTPEHIQVKSVYTKEDLDGMEHLHYASGLPPYLRGPYSGMYAMRPWTIRQYAGFSTAEESNAFYRRNLASGQKGLSVAFDLPTHRGYNADNPRVVGDVGKAGVSICSLEDMKVLFDGIPLSKMSVSMTMNGAVLPVLAFYINAGLEQGAKLEEMQGTIQNDILKEFMVRNTYIYPPEFSMRIIADIFEYTSQNMPKFNSISISGYHMQEAGATADIEMAYTLSDGMEYLRAGINAGIDVDAFAPRLSFFWAIGMNHFMEIAKMRAARMLWAKIVKSFGAKNPKSLALRTHSQTSGWSLTEQDPFNNVGRTCIEAMAATLGHTQSLHTNALDEAIALPTDFSARIARNTQIYIQEETQICKEIDPWAGSYYVETLTNELVHKGWALIKEIESMGGMAKAIETGLPKMRIEEAAARTQARIDSGVQTIVGVNKYRLAKEAPIDILEVDNRAVREEQEARLKELRAERDEAAVQKALADITECVRTKKGNLLALAVKAAGLRASLGEISDACEAVVGRYKAIIRTISGVYSSETKNDSDFQRACELAEKFAKKEGRQPRIMIAKMGQDGHDRGAKVVATGYADCGFDVDMGPLFQTPAEAAREAVENDVHVLGVSSLAAGHKTLVPQVIEELKKLGRPDILVIAGGVIPAQDYDFLYKAGVAAIYGPGTSVAKAACQILEILLGEENK